One region of Persicobacter psychrovividus genomic DNA includes:
- a CDS encoding contractile injection system tape measure protein has product MKEERLVRIDRLNVDMEFDRQDKLDEFLDDINHQIRKILLPQLEQALLQWIENNEFGNLSIDQLQIDCTFNFLDDAWEMPEELQAVIAKAWEELPDSQQKFQSLTQSRAQAFALFLNEGTKLIDGQWEDLALDQLLSLLPSWTWKERHLQVLLRQYPFQTLLSAFGSVVKKSNEWLLLGLERCFQNGYQQNTSETAVLFEKLLNNALEFTDWHHFFIQLPTTYQQAKYWLIEKSYPSMYLQSIALHRPMLRESILLSLWPFHSLVTKKHELLKPMIIQWLFDSLVHQGDKNQKSLKSFKEDFTSNSEVLKAFLSRQITEFTPPKDKELFYLSLLFNWPLIRSIGVNWYPLETHIFEEIKAIKQADLTSLMTLWKNVSTVEAISKLQPYSAELQIVLKVLWVEVRTQKGSVQQYWALVRDLFKEPKDFEKAIKAYPNTITQHSQVNLAKATLDQLLRDTQKTPWQAYVFLSCFDQLNDQADQQQYLLNRWSDAATQAFRLQKNQNFEFGKGSTDPKLQHILLNRLTISQQLEENKMKALAPEGVDTMSRKSDKTHPTEWISLKEQLEGMDKHEQLALLKESLNRQIRQGLMTLPYWAKYPLMVKELEGSSSNFRQVLSDIWVLYIPLQRMLFRLNPIIKQLKLELSDFQFYLWNNAAKIINPQEIDDTHYFMKSFVQWTISANVSPAQVFSLREQLTSSNAVDLYFEQLSQTTFEAGKGFAKDFAFVKKFHLQLLPAIDELLKQYHQAFEKGANRLVEKRAQMLTQWRKTEQALRVLFWHKDRLNWEVETIKMKLNTATEIWQKAAWHKAGQWPNINTKVEWLTQLEKDPRQLFQILQQQLEASIDQKVVQASITDYAKSNLKHGETVAISNGGLVLLAPFIPRLFKMKGIVEGKEMTNIEQQIKGIFYLQYLATGQSHADEHELFLNKIMTEFPAGHPLPQEYELSSEERELLDGLLEAAIGQWSQLGKSSLGNFRASFLMREAKIHLVDEQRWEIDIEKKSWDVLLNSLPWNYQVIRFPWMSCPIQVSW; this is encoded by the coding sequence ATGAAAGAAGAAAGACTGGTTAGAATTGATCGACTAAATGTGGATATGGAATTTGATCGTCAGGATAAGCTTGATGAGTTTCTTGATGACATCAACCACCAAATTCGAAAAATATTGTTACCTCAACTCGAACAGGCATTGTTGCAATGGATAGAAAATAATGAGTTTGGAAACCTGAGCATTGATCAATTACAAATTGATTGTACTTTCAACTTTTTGGACGATGCATGGGAAATGCCAGAAGAACTTCAGGCTGTCATCGCCAAAGCATGGGAAGAGTTACCCGACAGCCAACAAAAGTTCCAGTCATTGACTCAAAGTCGAGCTCAGGCATTTGCACTTTTCCTCAATGAAGGTACAAAATTGATTGATGGTCAATGGGAAGATCTTGCGCTTGATCAACTGTTGTCACTACTTCCATCATGGACTTGGAAAGAAAGGCACCTTCAGGTTTTGCTACGCCAATATCCATTCCAGACCCTATTGTCGGCCTTTGGTTCGGTAGTCAAAAAATCCAATGAATGGTTATTGTTGGGGCTGGAGCGATGCTTTCAGAATGGCTATCAGCAAAATACATCAGAGACAGCAGTGCTATTCGAAAAGTTGCTGAATAACGCTTTGGAGTTTACTGATTGGCACCACTTTTTTATACAATTGCCTACCACTTATCAACAAGCAAAGTACTGGTTGATCGAGAAGTCCTATCCAAGCATGTACCTGCAATCTATCGCATTACATAGGCCAATGTTACGCGAGTCGATTTTATTGAGTTTGTGGCCCTTCCATTCATTGGTTACCAAAAAACACGAATTATTGAAGCCGATGATTATTCAATGGCTTTTTGATTCCTTAGTTCATCAGGGAGATAAAAACCAAAAGTCATTGAAGTCTTTCAAAGAAGATTTTACCTCCAATAGTGAGGTGTTAAAAGCTTTTCTAAGCCGACAAATAACGGAATTTACGCCACCTAAGGACAAGGAATTATTTTACCTGTCGCTACTTTTTAACTGGCCCTTGATTCGTTCAATTGGAGTAAATTGGTATCCATTAGAAACGCATATTTTTGAGGAAATCAAAGCAATAAAACAAGCTGATTTGACCTCATTAATGACATTGTGGAAAAATGTATCAACCGTTGAGGCGATTTCAAAACTTCAACCATATTCTGCTGAATTGCAAATAGTCCTTAAAGTTTTATGGGTGGAAGTAAGGACTCAAAAAGGTAGTGTTCAGCAATATTGGGCCTTGGTAAGGGACTTGTTTAAAGAGCCAAAAGATTTTGAAAAGGCCATAAAGGCTTATCCGAATACCATTACACAGCATAGTCAGGTAAACTTAGCCAAAGCTACCCTCGATCAACTTTTAAGAGATACCCAAAAGACGCCTTGGCAAGCTTATGTATTCCTGTCTTGTTTTGATCAGCTGAACGACCAAGCTGATCAACAGCAATACCTATTAAATCGATGGTCAGATGCAGCCACGCAGGCTTTTAGATTACAGAAAAATCAAAATTTTGAATTTGGAAAAGGGAGTACAGATCCAAAACTTCAGCACATCCTATTGAATAGATTGACCATTTCGCAGCAGCTTGAAGAAAATAAAATGAAAGCATTAGCACCAGAAGGTGTGGACACTATGAGCCGTAAATCGGATAAAACACACCCAACAGAATGGATTTCGCTAAAGGAACAATTGGAAGGTATGGATAAGCATGAGCAGTTAGCTTTGCTGAAAGAATCATTAAACCGTCAGATAAGACAAGGACTAATGACTTTACCATATTGGGCCAAATACCCATTGATGGTCAAAGAATTAGAAGGATCTTCCTCAAATTTCAGACAGGTGCTTTCTGATATTTGGGTTCTGTATATTCCATTGCAGAGAATGCTGTTTAGGCTTAACCCCATCATCAAGCAGTTAAAGCTTGAGCTTTCAGATTTTCAATTCTATTTATGGAACAATGCAGCCAAAATAATAAATCCTCAGGAAATTGATGATACGCATTATTTCATGAAATCCTTTGTACAATGGACAATTTCGGCCAACGTTAGTCCTGCGCAAGTTTTTTCCCTTAGAGAGCAATTAACTTCAAGCAATGCTGTTGACCTTTATTTTGAACAGCTATCGCAAACTACCTTTGAGGCTGGAAAAGGTTTCGCTAAAGATTTTGCCTTTGTAAAAAAATTCCACTTGCAATTGTTACCCGCCATAGACGAATTGTTAAAACAGTATCATCAAGCATTCGAAAAGGGCGCAAACCGTTTAGTTGAAAAAAGGGCGCAAATGTTGACTCAATGGCGCAAAACAGAACAGGCTTTAAGAGTCCTTTTTTGGCATAAAGACCGACTGAATTGGGAGGTGGAAACGATCAAAATGAAATTGAATACAGCGACCGAAATTTGGCAGAAGGCAGCATGGCATAAAGCGGGTCAATGGCCGAACATCAATACTAAAGTTGAATGGTTAACGCAGTTGGAAAAAGACCCAAGGCAACTGTTTCAAATTTTACAACAACAACTTGAGGCATCCATTGATCAGAAGGTAGTCCAAGCGTCCATTACTGATTATGCTAAATCTAATCTGAAACATGGCGAAACAGTCGCTATCTCAAATGGTGGATTGGTGCTCTTAGCGCCTTTTATTCCGCGTCTTTTTAAGATGAAAGGCATAGTAGAAGGCAAAGAAATGACCAATATTGAACAACAGATCAAGGGGATATTTTATTTGCAATATTTGGCGACCGGGCAGAGCCATGCCGATGAACACGAATTATTCCTCAATAAAATCATGACAGAATTCCCTGCAGGTCATCCATTACCTCAAGAATATGAATTATCAAGCGAGGAACGTGAGCTCTTGGATGGCTTGTTAGAAGCCGCTATTGGGCAGTGGAGTCAATTGGGTAAAAGTAGTTTGGGGAATTTTAGAGCTTCATTCTTAATGCGTGAAGCTAAAATTCACCTCGTCGATGAACAACGATGGGAAATCGATATCGAAAAGAAAAGTTGGGATGTCCTTTTGAATAGCCTACCATGGAACTATCAAGTGATCCGCTTTCCATGGATGAGTTGTCCGATACAAGTAAGTTGGTAG
- a CDS encoding DUF4255 domain-containing protein gives MIDQVMSALQEAVEDYFRSHFTQQEPQVVLGNLVDQEGKPVVFDTDQLVITLANIEREQVNGRSPRLSHGENKPYHLKLLLLFSAVGMEGNYQESLKTISGLIHFFQANQSVTGADLGLDSSIEKLTFEFHQEEMLGMSNLWGMHGGRYWPSALFKVRIVTFDQDFSAPSGRVRGLGANIL, from the coding sequence ATGATTGATCAAGTTATGTCCGCCTTACAAGAAGCGGTAGAAGATTATTTTCGTAGCCACTTTACACAACAGGAACCCCAGGTTGTTTTGGGGAATTTGGTAGATCAGGAAGGAAAACCAGTGGTTTTTGATACGGATCAGCTGGTGATCACCCTGGCGAATATTGAGAGAGAACAGGTCAATGGGCGTTCTCCTCGTTTGTCTCATGGTGAAAACAAGCCTTATCATTTGAAATTATTATTACTTTTTAGTGCCGTAGGCATGGAGGGTAATTATCAGGAATCTTTGAAAACGATCTCAGGGTTGATTCATTTTTTTCAGGCTAATCAAAGTGTTACAGGAGCCGATTTGGGGTTGGATTCAAGCATTGAAAAGTTAACTTTTGAATTTCACCAGGAAGAGATGTTGGGCATGAGTAACCTTTGGGGAATGCACGGTGGCAGGTATTGGCCATCGGCCTTGTTTAAAGTCAGAATTGTTACTTTCGATCAGGACTTTTCGGCGCCTTCAGGTCGTGTTCGAGGTTTAGGAGCTAATATCTTATAA
- a CDS encoding glycosyl hydrolase family 18 protein, whose protein sequence is MKFKVIILLLLCFSTVCLKAQNRSLTDQLESIVDRESNIKFIEDSIIRSKLQQRNVDSIRLLIKIDSLREIEGRSAQEAEVAIDTAAFIKRQEAVKQSPFAQESESEVTFDKKQGIGHQSVYKKNHDLKANTAVFGWHPYWMGSAYKSYNYSLMSHIAYFSYELNPITGGYHSIHDWKTTALIDSVQAHGKKALLTVTNFGERNNQKFLNSLPAQKHFIKTAISLLKARNADGLNIDFENIGASDQGAMTNFIIDLATTMRMQRPDYQLTIALPAFDFHNVYNVSALQPHVDLFIIMGYEFHGSNSTVAGPVAPLSSGNIWWEYNLERAVDQYLASGIAAGKLLLSIPYYGAEWETEDLLFPSKTKHFKGYWTYRKIMNKYGRQTCCYDQISDSKYYVFRDQNNTYRQIWFEDSTSLAKKYQWINNKNIGGVGIWALGFDNGYTELWELLAEHFAEQEARTASGIWNKFMRNFRRYAFYSLRVLKNPKTLITNPRPLMGIIGGMFGVSMVGFFFLYRFGYRLKRYKMLAFKGITIILLLIAGLFVLFGLKFLGYQETKYLMLGVLISTILFLIYSYRSVAEKDLP, encoded by the coding sequence ATGAAATTTAAAGTAATTATACTTTTACTTTTATGCTTCTCTACGGTCTGCCTAAAAGCTCAAAACCGATCATTGACAGATCAGTTAGAATCCATTGTTGACAGAGAAAGCAATATTAAGTTTATAGAAGATTCTATTATTCGGTCAAAATTACAACAGCGTAATGTTGATTCAATAAGATTATTGATTAAGATTGACTCCCTGCGTGAAATCGAAGGCCGTTCGGCGCAGGAGGCTGAGGTTGCCATAGATACTGCTGCTTTTATTAAGCGACAGGAGGCGGTCAAGCAGAGCCCTTTTGCACAAGAATCAGAGTCTGAGGTTACATTTGATAAAAAGCAAGGGATTGGTCATCAGTCGGTTTATAAAAAAAATCACGACCTTAAAGCTAATACTGCTGTTTTTGGGTGGCATCCCTATTGGATGGGTTCAGCATACAAGAGCTATAATTATTCTTTGATGAGCCATATTGCCTATTTCTCTTACGAATTGAACCCTATAACGGGGGGATACCATTCTATTCACGATTGGAAAACCACTGCTTTAATTGATTCGGTACAAGCCCATGGAAAAAAGGCACTTTTAACTGTTACCAATTTTGGGGAAAGGAACAATCAAAAATTTCTAAACAGTCTCCCTGCACAAAAACACTTTATTAAAACGGCTATTTCATTGCTCAAAGCAAGGAATGCCGATGGTCTGAATATTGATTTTGAGAACATTGGCGCATCAGACCAAGGAGCAATGACTAATTTTATCATTGATTTGGCTACCACAATGCGCATGCAGCGTCCCGATTATCAACTTACTATCGCTTTACCTGCATTTGATTTTCACAATGTTTATAATGTGTCGGCTCTGCAACCTCATGTCGATCTATTTATCATAATGGGCTATGAGTTCCACGGTAGTAACTCTACGGTAGCGGGTCCTGTAGCGCCATTATCAAGTGGAAATATTTGGTGGGAGTATAATTTGGAACGAGCAGTGGATCAGTATCTTGCGAGTGGTATCGCTGCTGGTAAATTACTGTTAAGTATTCCTTACTATGGTGCAGAGTGGGAAACAGAGGATCTGCTGTTTCCTTCCAAGACAAAGCATTTTAAAGGTTATTGGACTTATAGAAAAATTATGAATAAATATGGGCGTCAGACCTGTTGTTATGATCAGATCAGTGATTCTAAATATTATGTTTTTCGAGATCAAAATAATACATACCGACAGATTTGGTTTGAGGATTCTACCTCTTTGGCTAAAAAGTATCAGTGGATTAACAATAAAAATATCGGTGGCGTAGGTATTTGGGCTTTAGGCTTTGATAATGGCTATACCGAACTGTGGGAATTGTTAGCGGAACACTTTGCTGAGCAAGAAGCTCGCACGGCCTCTGGGATTTGGAACAAGTTCATGAGGAATTTTCGCAGATATGCTTTTTATTCGCTTCGGGTGCTGAAAAATCCGAAAACATTAATCACGAACCCACGGCCACTGATGGGAATTATTGGGGGAATGTTTGGGGTATCCATGGTGGGTTTTTTCTTTTTGTATCGATTCGGTTATAGACTTAAAAGATATAAGATGCTTGCTTTCAAGGGGATAACCATTATTTTACTACTCATTGCGGGGCTTTTTGTACTGTTCGGTCTAAAGTTTTTAGGTTATCAAGAAACTAAATATTTAATGTTAGGCGTTCTTATCTCCACTATCTTATTTTTAATTTACAGCTACAGGTCCGTAGCAGAAAAAGATTTACCCTAA
- a CDS encoding phage tail sheath family protein — protein sequence MVQRLATPGVYIEEKQAFGNAVAGIPTAVPAFIGYTEFAQREGKSLILKPTRIRSLTEFHKHFGKGAHTSFSVKKIEGDDFDIKIATNKYVAALSQSHRFTFYDSLRMFFANGGSDCYVVSVGTYTNEITKTVKAPLGKDGKDNGKTTLVQERVANSISKKQLEAGLISLIGEEEPTLLAIPEAVQLTKPDCFALQQAMLMHCGQQMKNRFAILDVHGGTNARSYDAQDVITQFREGIGGNNLNYGAAYYPWVNASIVQADEIDFTFFENKELLEKILIEEADLISDSPKKANELKEEIKKISDSSTKIAQLNQTLLTISPAYKNLHNSIRKQLNVMAPSAGAAGVMAMVDAQRGVWKAPANVGFAGVIEPSVKLTQEDQEDLNVTVTGKSVNALRTFIGEGTTVWGARTLDGNSRDWRYINVRRTLIFIEQSIKYAAKAYIYEPNTANTWILIRGMINSFLNDLWKQGGLVGLNPSDAYQVELGLGTTMTQEDVLDGIMKITIKVAISRPAEFIVLTFQQKMQEN from the coding sequence ATGGTTCAAAGACTCGCAACACCGGGGGTTTACATTGAGGAAAAGCAAGCCTTTGGTAATGCTGTGGCTGGTATTCCGACTGCTGTACCTGCATTTATCGGTTATACTGAATTTGCTCAAAGAGAGGGAAAATCCCTCATTTTAAAGCCTACTCGAATTCGCTCATTAACGGAATTTCACAAACATTTTGGTAAGGGAGCGCACACTTCATTTTCAGTAAAAAAAATTGAAGGAGACGATTTTGATATAAAAATCGCTACAAACAAATATGTGGCTGCATTATCACAATCACATCGCTTTACTTTTTACGATTCGCTAAGAATGTTCTTTGCTAATGGGGGAAGCGATTGTTATGTTGTTTCGGTAGGTACTTACACCAACGAAATTACCAAAACAGTAAAAGCTCCCTTGGGTAAGGATGGGAAAGATAATGGAAAAACAACGCTTGTACAGGAGCGTGTTGCTAACAGCATTTCAAAAAAACAACTTGAAGCAGGTTTAATATCACTTATAGGAGAAGAAGAACCTACTCTTCTTGCAATTCCTGAGGCAGTACAATTGACAAAACCAGATTGTTTCGCACTCCAACAAGCCATGCTGATGCATTGTGGGCAGCAGATGAAAAATCGATTTGCTATTTTAGATGTCCACGGCGGCACCAATGCCCGTTCTTATGACGCTCAGGATGTAATTACACAATTCAGGGAAGGTATTGGGGGGAACAACCTGAACTACGGGGCCGCTTATTACCCTTGGGTTAACGCCAGTATCGTTCAAGCTGATGAAATTGACTTCACTTTCTTTGAAAACAAAGAACTATTGGAGAAAATTCTTATTGAAGAAGCAGACCTAATTAGCGACTCGCCCAAAAAGGCCAATGAACTTAAAGAGGAAATCAAAAAAATAAGTGACTCCTCAACCAAAATAGCACAGCTAAATCAGACCCTGTTGACAATCAGTCCAGCGTATAAGAATCTTCATAATAGTATCAGAAAACAGCTTAATGTGATGGCTCCATCAGCGGGTGCTGCAGGGGTAATGGCCATGGTGGATGCTCAAAGAGGCGTCTGGAAAGCTCCTGCCAATGTTGGTTTTGCAGGTGTGATCGAGCCTTCGGTAAAATTAACACAAGAAGATCAAGAAGACCTCAATGTTACCGTTACTGGTAAATCAGTAAATGCTTTACGGACTTTCATCGGTGAGGGTACGACAGTATGGGGAGCAAGAACCTTAGACGGAAACAGCAGAGATTGGCGCTATATAAATGTTCGTAGAACGCTGATATTTATAGAACAATCCATAAAGTATGCGGCCAAGGCATACATCTATGAACCAAATACCGCTAATACCTGGATACTTATACGAGGAATGATAAACTCATTTTTAAATGACCTCTGGAAGCAAGGCGGATTGGTTGGTCTGAATCCATCTGACGCTTACCAAGTGGAATTAGGCTTGGGTACCACTATGACACAAGAAGATGTGCTTGATGGAATAATGAAAATCACTATCAAGGTTGCTATAAGTAGACCTGCAGAGTTTATCGTGCTTACCTTCCAACAAAAAATGCAAGAGAACTAA
- a CDS encoding phage tail protein has translation MANELWPIPKFHFTVEWEGGESGFQEVSGLEMESQFIEYRSGDDNTFVTQKIPGLKKHGTVTLKKGTFRGDNQMWEWFTDVQTNPNRRMDVTISLLDEENSPVIVWTIRNAFPVKVTATDLKADANEVAVETIELAHEGIEQEAQ, from the coding sequence ATGGCAAATGAACTTTGGCCAATACCTAAGTTTCACTTCACTGTTGAGTGGGAAGGTGGGGAATCAGGTTTCCAAGAGGTATCAGGGCTTGAAATGGAATCTCAATTCATTGAATATCGCTCCGGAGACGACAATACTTTTGTCACCCAGAAAATACCAGGTTTGAAAAAACATGGTACCGTTACATTAAAGAAAGGTACGTTCCGTGGTGATAATCAAATGTGGGAATGGTTCACCGATGTACAAACCAATCCTAACAGACGGATGGATGTGACGATCAGTCTTTTAGATGAAGAAAATTCACCTGTGATTGTTTGGACGATCAGAAACGCCTTTCCCGTAAAGGTGACCGCTACCGACCTTAAGGCTGATGCTAATGAAGTAGCAGTAGAAACGATCGAACTAGCACACGAGGGTATAGAACAAGAAGCACAATAA
- a CDS encoding phage tail protein produces MWNNPNLGFHFIAKVIDPVGSITLGNKFMPNESDARFSEISGLEADVITQEIIEGGENRFTYQVPSAIKYSPLVLKRGKTSQHSALAAWCSRTLDYGLIGVELKHIVIMLLNEHQEPVNAWICEYAYPKSWKVSSFNAMENNIVVESMEFVYRKFQAIPIS; encoded by the coding sequence ATGTGGAATAACCCCAATTTAGGTTTCCATTTTATTGCCAAGGTAATTGACCCAGTGGGATCAATTACTTTGGGTAATAAATTTATGCCTAATGAGTCGGATGCCCGTTTCAGTGAAATATCAGGTTTAGAAGCCGACGTTATAACGCAGGAAATTATTGAAGGGGGAGAAAACCGATTTACTTATCAGGTGCCTTCTGCAATAAAATATAGCCCATTGGTGCTTAAAAGAGGCAAAACCAGCCAGCATTCCGCTTTGGCCGCATGGTGTTCACGAACATTAGATTATGGTTTGATTGGTGTAGAGCTAAAACATATTGTAATTATGCTTTTAAATGAACACCAAGAGCCTGTGAATGCATGGATTTGTGAATACGCCTATCCTAAAAGCTGGAAAGTGAGCTCTTTCAATGCGATGGAGAATAATATTGTGGTCGAATCCATGGAGTTTGTATATCGAAAATTTCAAGCCATTCCTATTAGCTAA
- a CDS encoding phage baseplate assembly protein V translates to MNLRNRCHQKCEININGVHRTELDELIEQVCIYKNINQLNYADITLRNAIKNNKRQAQKIYAEMQTGDQIIISAVDTTATELFEGVLMSINHQFDQGESIIVLSIIDRAVKLKGNKNFRIFINKSDEEIIHQICDEQEISLQVDAITPSHEQLLQYQQTDWSFLLQRAKETGCFIANNRGQLQIYQPHSSSLQTLEIIIDKYVKYDLSVTINQQIEGCAAYGWSADDQEMVESSTATTTPLKHPLISEKSAEIAGGSSYKISSNQPHAVDQLEMTATAKEQLRKLDQIQGTITIPTTEDIQVGCIACLEGEDHAMQGEMFVGGVMYTYEEHMWISQLQIGLPEVLDQNQDEALNATFIGIVKALEGDPMGQFRIAVTLPSFQQDDFQVWARMAHQNATLSAGSWIIPSVNDEVLLTFLDGKMESPVIIGSLYNKVNTPSDDFILNDDNFIRGWLSPNKLKIIMDDELNAITIETTSGNKITLNDKEESVQINDMHGNESILNKEGISLHAVKDINFTAKADINLSAAGKLTVEASQDIAIEGMNINHKAASTLVAEAANLELKGSGQTIIKGGIVMIN, encoded by the coding sequence ATGAACTTGAGAAACCGATGCCATCAAAAGTGTGAGATTAATATTAATGGGGTGCATAGAACTGAATTAGATGAGTTAATCGAACAAGTTTGCATTTATAAGAATATCAACCAATTAAATTACGCAGATATAACCCTTCGTAATGCCATCAAAAATAACAAGCGACAAGCACAAAAAATCTACGCAGAAATGCAAACTGGCGACCAAATAATTATTTCCGCTGTTGATACCACCGCTACAGAGCTATTTGAAGGTGTTCTTATGAGTATAAACCACCAATTCGATCAAGGAGAGTCAATAATTGTTCTTTCAATAATCGATCGAGCGGTAAAACTTAAAGGCAATAAAAATTTTAGAATTTTTATTAATAAAAGTGATGAAGAAATCATTCACCAAATTTGTGATGAACAGGAAATATCGCTTCAAGTAGATGCAATAACCCCTTCTCACGAACAATTGCTTCAATATCAGCAAACTGATTGGTCATTTCTATTGCAAAGAGCTAAAGAAACAGGTTGCTTTATAGCTAATAATAGGGGGCAACTTCAGATTTATCAACCACACAGCAGTTCGCTGCAGACCTTGGAAATTATCATAGATAAGTATGTAAAATATGACTTATCAGTCACCATCAATCAGCAAATAGAGGGATGTGCCGCTTATGGATGGAGTGCTGATGACCAAGAAATGGTCGAAAGTTCTACTGCTACAACAACACCATTGAAACATCCCCTCATTTCGGAAAAATCAGCGGAAATAGCAGGAGGTTCATCTTACAAGATCAGTAGCAATCAACCGCATGCAGTCGATCAGTTAGAAATGACAGCAACAGCAAAAGAACAACTTCGGAAGCTTGATCAAATACAAGGGACTATAACAATCCCTACTACCGAAGATATTCAAGTGGGCTGCATCGCCTGCCTCGAAGGTGAGGATCATGCAATGCAGGGCGAAATGTTTGTTGGAGGAGTGATGTATACCTATGAAGAACACATGTGGATTAGCCAGTTACAAATAGGCCTTCCTGAAGTTCTCGACCAAAACCAGGACGAGGCTTTAAACGCTACATTCATTGGGATTGTAAAAGCCTTAGAGGGTGACCCAATGGGTCAATTTCGTATTGCTGTCACTTTACCTTCCTTCCAACAGGACGACTTTCAGGTTTGGGCCCGTATGGCGCACCAAAATGCTACTCTTTCTGCTGGAAGCTGGATCATACCTTCAGTAAATGATGAAGTATTATTGACATTTCTTGATGGCAAAATGGAAAGTCCAGTAATAATAGGAAGCCTCTACAACAAGGTGAATACACCTTCTGATGATTTCATATTAAATGACGACAATTTTATAAGAGGATGGCTTAGTCCAAATAAATTAAAAATAATTATGGATGATGAGCTTAATGCCATCACAATAGAAACTACATCAGGCAACAAAATTACCCTCAATGATAAAGAAGAGTCCGTTCAAATCAATGATATGCATGGCAATGAGAGCATTTTAAACAAGGAAGGTATTAGTTTGCACGCCGTTAAAGATATTAACTTTACGGCTAAAGCGGATATCAATCTAAGTGCAGCTGGAAAGCTCACAGTTGAAGCCTCACAGGATATTGCTATTGAAGGTATGAACATCAACCATAAGGCAGCGTCTACATTGGTGGCAGAGGCTGCAAATCTTGAGCTTAAAGGATCAGGGCAAACGATTATTAAGGGTGGAATTGTAATGATAAATTAA
- a CDS encoding PAAR domain-containing protein — MAFAARISDNHLCPMTSGPVPHVGGPISIGEATVLIEAMPAARAGDLAVCIGPPDTIANGSATVLIGGKPAARMGDSTTHGGTIVTGATTVIIGG, encoded by the coding sequence ATGGCTTTTGCAGCAAGAATATCAGATAATCACCTGTGTCCTATGACTTCAGGGCCGGTACCTCATGTCGGTGGGCCGATCAGCATAGGAGAAGCGACCGTCTTAATTGAGGCCATGCCGGCGGCACGGGCAGGAGATTTAGCCGTCTGTATTGGCCCTCCTGACACCATAGCCAATGGGTCCGCGACGGTCTTGATTGGTGGCAAACCAGCAGCAAGAATGGGGGACAGCACTACCCATGGGGGGACTATTGTAACCGGTGCTACAACCGTAATAATTGGAGGGTAA
- a CDS encoding GPW/gp25 family protein translates to MDNNLGTGWAFPVNFDQEDTIKLINSKEDIEQSLHILLSTKPGERPLFFDFGCDLHRMTYENINEELKIAIRKIIAEAINKFEKRITLNDIIIDENQSTSGLLNIMIEYTINQTLLTTSYIYPFYFEN, encoded by the coding sequence ATGGATAATAATTTAGGAACAGGATGGGCATTTCCTGTAAATTTTGATCAGGAGGATACTATCAAATTAATTAATAGTAAGGAAGATATTGAACAAAGCCTTCATATTTTATTATCAACAAAGCCTGGAGAGCGACCACTATTCTTTGATTTTGGCTGTGATCTTCACCGGATGACCTATGAGAATATTAATGAAGAACTAAAAATAGCTATTCGAAAAATCATAGCCGAAGCTATTAATAAATTTGAAAAAAGGATTACATTAAATGATATTATCATTGATGAAAATCAAAGCACGTCAGGTCTCCTTAATATTATGATTGAGTACACCATCAACCAAACACTACTGACAACAAGTTACATCTACCCTTTTTACTTTGAAAATTAA